The following are encoded together in the Rhizoctonia solani chromosome 10, complete sequence genome:
- a CDS encoding transcription initiation factor IIA subunit 2, with the protein MASTYYEFYRGSSIGIALTDSLDELITSGSITPQLAMKVLAQFDKSLADTLVKHVKVKTNLKGHLSTYRLCDEVWTFIVRGANFKMESNEVVTAQKIKIVACKNGEAQDPGKKQ; encoded by the exons ATGGCCTCGACGTACTATGAGTTCTACCGTGGTTCTTC CATTGGAATCGCTTTAACCGACTCTTTGGATGAACTCATTACCAGCGGTAGTATCACCCCTCAGCTGGCAATGAAGGTCTTGGCTCAA TTTGATAAGTCATTGGCGGATACACTTGTAAAGCATGTCAAAGTGAAGACAAACCTCAAG GGTCATCTATCTACGTACCGCCTTTGTGATGAAGTTTGGACATTCATTGTCCGTGGGGCCAACTTCAAAATGGAGTCCAATGAGGTCGTTACCGCTCAAAAGATCAAGATTGTTGCATGCAAAAATGGCGAAGCGCAGGACCCGGGGAAGAAACAATAG
- a CDS encoding STE3-type pheromone receptor, with amino-acid sequence MEPFPAIPIANGVAIVLVLLPISWHWKAKNIGTLLYIGWTVLGNLNWLINTIVWRGTWEDLAPRWCDISSKIVIGQSVGLTAASLCINRKLYNIATIQSVTRSPKSKRMNDIADLCLGILLPIIVMALHYVVQPTRYNIIENIGCWPNTQNTPLAIPLTMIWPIIIGTASFIYCGLAIRAFLKARQQFNQVLNNSGSGVNMSRYFRLMALATEEMLFTLPFAIYILVMNLTQAPMIPWISWEDTHQDYNTIWKTPWILMKASQQNYNTMMINLWVLPAGGFLFFVWFGLGGEAIASYKAAFYKVAGLFGIKPKPKTAPASRWQNQLVSNTSSVPTRDNARFSLPDLNEVEGKRSSEEDLEAAKAHAV; translated from the exons ATGGAGCCCTTCCCTGCTATACCGATAGCCAATGGTGTTGCCATAGTCCTCGTCTTATTGCCTATATCCTGGCATTGGAAAGCGAAGAATATTGGAACATTGCTCTATATTGGATGGACCGTGCTTGGGAATCTAAACTGGCTGATCAACACGATTGTATGGCGAGGAACATGGGAAGATTTGGCCCCTCGCTGGTGTGATATCT CGTCAAAAATAGTCATTGGTCAAAGTGTCGGACTCACCGCTGCCTCACTATGCATTAATCGCAAATTGTACAATATTGCGACCATTCAGAGTGTGACCAGGAGCCCCAAGTCG AAACGAATGAACGATATTGCTGATTTGTGTCTTGGTATTCTATTACCAATTATTGTAATGGCACTGC ACTATGTTGTACAGCCGACTCGATACAATATTATTGAGAACATTGGGTGCTGGCCCA ACACACAGAACACTCCATTGGCGATACCTTTGACTATGATATGGCCAATCATTATCGGAACTGCATCATTCATCTACTGCG GCCTCGCTATCCGTGCTTTCCTTAAGGCTCGCCAGCAATTCAACCAAGTACTGAATAATTCGGGCTCTGGTGTTAATATGAGTCGCTATTTCCGCCTGATGGCTCTTGCCACAGAAGAGATGCTCTTTACCCTGCCATTCGCCATTTACATCCTCGTTATGAATCTGACGCAAGCCCCCATGATCCCGTGGATTTCTTGGGAAGATACTCATCAAGACTACAACACTATTTGGAAAACTCCGTGGATTTTGATGAAGGCAAGCCAACAGAACTATAACACCATGATGATCAACCTTTGGGTTCTTCCTGCTGGTGGATTCTTGTTCTTTGTCTGGTTCGGATTGGGTGGTGAGGCTATTGCTTCGTACAAGGCCGCGTTCTACAAAGTTGCTGGGCTCTTTGGAATCAAGCCGAAGCCCAAGACAGCTCCTGCATCAAGATG GCAAAACCAACTCGTATCGAATACTTCGAGCGTGCCTACCCGGGATAACGCCCGATTCTCTCTTCCTGACCTTAACGAGGTGGAAGGGAAGAGGTCTTCAGAGGAGGATTTGGAGGCTGCTAAGGCCCATGCAGTTTAA
- a CDS encoding F-box-like protein, whose amino-acid sequence MSILLPAQFDFNTLPDSATRTAMGSSIKQSESTIDAMAEKINMLEITLAKLMAETKSQMDALVDQKRTLEKDVASAKGYLAPVRKLPSDILSDIFMMLLDSDPLVPWTLSAVNKQWRAAALTTPRLWSRIRIHPPAMPSGNALRLWVERSGDSCPLDIEITLAPPSNWQPSNNISRADREAQRDEVQWGHVVMFHLGSQVHRWRRFVYRAERLFMFLGALNVNFGNGNAPLLEEFVISCGDVGHHHISPDPWCYFPTSTNSKVPQMRKLDLRNVPFTWNSPMLRGLHHLSLADQAHPVASSTRLSMDRLLTLLSNNPDLETLSLELRCGSALLPPRDLVLHKLKSLTIAGGDSQTVEFLDHLTLPALESLSVRLSAPEPIDDVLQSLLSRSGNPQIKRFACHPCYADEFPSRAVAALPTITHLEMLEMIPRDVLMQLTPHPHSDSAGPATTAGVPNSSGVPCPALESVIIRGCPSLPQAIPELVQFILHRNPHELNATGVKSTSGLAPLKSVVITNCGMPLEEDVREWITARVPHVVLDPSLP is encoded by the exons ATGTCGATCCTACTCCCAGCACAGTTCGACTTCAATACTCTCCCTGACTCTGCTACTCGTACTGCAATGGGCTCCAGCATCAAGCAGAGCGAATCCACCATTGATGCCATGGCTGAAAAAATAAATATGCTCGAGATTACTCTCGCCAAGCTCATGGCCGAAACCAAGTCCCAAATGGACGCACTTGTTGACCAGAAGCGCACCCTCGAGAAAGACGTTGCCTCTGCCAAAGGTTACCTCGCACC AGTCCGAAAATTACCCTCTGATATTCTCTCCGATATTTTTATGATGCTCCTCGACAGTGACCCCCTGGTTCCGTGGAC GCTTTCGGCCGTCAATAAGCAATGGCGTGCAGCAGCACTAACCACGCCTCGTCTGTGGTCACGCATAAGAATTCATCCACCAGCAATGCCATCGGGCAATGCTCTTCGCCTTTGGGTCGAACGCTCAGGTGATTCGTGCCCCCTCGATATCGAAATTACACTCGCCCCGCCCTCCAATTGGCAACCATCGAACAACATCTCCCGAGCAGACCGCGAAGCCCAGAGAGACGAAGTTCAGTGGGGTCATGTCGTCATGTTCCACCTTGGCTCTCAAGTTCATCGCTGGCGCCGCTTTGTCTATCGCGCCGAACGTCTTTTCATGTTTCTCGGTGCACTCAACGTCAATTTTGGGAACGGCAATGCACCATTACTCGAAGAGTTTGTCATCAGCTGTGGGGATGTTGGTCACCACCACATTTCGCCTGATCCCTGGTGCTATttccccacttccaccaaTTCCAAGGTTCCCCAGATGCGCAAGCTTGATTTGCGTAACGTTCCGTTCACTTGGAACTCTCCCATGCTTCGCGGATTGCACCATCTTTCTCTTGCGGACCAGGCCCACCCTGTTGCGTCCTCAACTCGCCTGTCAATGGACAGGCTCCTCACACTTCTTTCCAATAACCCGGACCTCGAGACCTTGAGTCTCGAGCTTCGTTGTGGTTCGGCCCTCCTTCCCCCTCGAGACCTCGTGCTCCACAAGCTCAAGTCACTCACGATCGCTGGTGGTGACTCACAGACAGTCGAGTTTCTCGACCACCTTACCCTTCCTGCCCTCGAGAGCCTTTCGGTCCGGTTATCCGCTCCCGAGCCCATCGACGACGTGCTCCAGTCTCTTCTTAGCCGTTCCGGAAACCCTCAAATCAAGCGTTTTGCTTGCCACCCATGTTATGCGGACGAGTTCCCTAGTCGGGCAGTAGCAGCTCTTCCGACAATTACCCACCTCGAAATGCTCGAAATGATACCTCGTGATGTTCTCATGCAGCTTACCCCCCACCCACATTCCGATTCGGCCGGCCCAGCAACCACCGCGGGCGTCCCTAATTCATCCGGCGTGCCCTGCCCCGCTCTCGAGAGCGTCATAATCCGGGGGTGCCCTTCACTCCCACAAGCCATCCCCGAACTCGTGCAATTCATCTTGCACCGAAATCCACACGAGTTGAATGCAACGGGCGTCAAATCGACGAGCGGACTTGCTCCCTTGAAGAGCGTGGTAATCACAAATTGCGGGATGCCACTCGAAGAGGACGTACGCGAGTGGATCACCGCACGCGTTCCTCATGTGGTCCTTGACCCCTCGCTGCCATGA
- a CDS encoding acyl-CoA dehydrogenase: protein MAPYAPPPAYFKVEELKRVFDHDNFDKRDAFRALADEPLFVPRHNVSLSYERELALDRLKRVSETKMISVFDFEKNPLNVMAAHELAGMLDPSFTTKMTVQYNLFGGTVLKLGTSRHRKYLHGVDDMSVIGCFALTELGYGNNAVEMETTAIWDPKTKEFIINTPSVIAQKYWITNSAVHANYAVVFAQLIFEGTNEGIHAFLVRIRDESGAPCPGVSIHDMGKKMDCNGVDNGKLAFEHVRCPREALLNRWSDVDEQGRFKSTITNRRARFLKVADQLLAGRLCIASMILGSAKSSLGIALRFSATRETVGESGKSDTPILAYQLQQLALVPLLARTAFLNCGLHVAKRAWSKAGPETPPLEYAEVVRLCCAIKPLVTWHGERCASVARERCGGQGYLSVNRMAQNVGFSHAGITAEGDNAVLAQKVAKELLGAIDNGSYKLITHDPSQAKNWNIATDIEACVKLMQLRETLIVQKLQKDLAGLMKSGKSLYQAWMFHLSDGIQAAAVAFGERVSSDEMFRLVKSTSGGTSKILTTLLHVSLLQILTTTPTLLASDLITPSQHNAARERLESLVREELGPQALHVVDAWGLPSQVLRETPAASVGGNGGWDVFNMGDNKGEVVGSAGRAGREEWKAKL, encoded by the exons ATGGCCCCCTACGCACCACCCCCAGCATATTTCAAAGTCGAAGAACTAAAGCGAGTATTCGACCATGACAATTTCGATAAGCGAGACGCATTCCGTGCATTGGCAGATGAGCCACTCTTTGTACCTCGGCACAATGTGTCGCTCTCCTATGAGCGTGAGCTTGCACTGGATAGGCTCAAGCGCGTATCAGAGACCAAAATGATATCGGTTTTTGACTTTGAGAAGAATCCATTGAACGTCATGGCTG CCCACGAACTCGCCGGTATGCTGGACCCTTCCTTTACCACAAAGATGACCGTCCAGTACAACCTGTTTGGAGGCACGGTTCTCAAACTTGGAACTTCTCGCCATCGAAAATACCTTCATGGCGTGGATGACATGTCTGTGATTGGTTGCTTCGCTTTGACCGAACTGGGGTATGGAAACAACGCAGTAGAAATGGAAACAACTGCAATCTGGGATCCGAAGACCAAGGAGTTTATTATCAATACCCCCTCGGTGATCGCCC AGAAATACTGGATCACAAAC TCCGCCGTTCACGCAAACTACGCCGTGGTTTTCGCCCAGCTCATCTTCGAAGGTACCAACGAAGGCATTCATGCCTTCCTCGTTCGTATCCGTGACGAATCAGGCGCTCCATGCCCTGGAGTTTCAATTCACGATATGGGAAAGAAGATGGACTGCAACGGGGTCGACAACGGCAAACTCGCATTCGAGCACGTTCGTTGCCCACGTGAAGCACTCTTGAACCGCTGGAGTGACGTGGACGAACAAGGCCGATTCAAATCGACAATCACTAACCGTCGGGC TCGCTTCCTCAAAGTCGCGGATCAACTCTTGGCCGGACGACTATGCATTGCTTCTATGATTCTCGGCAGCGCCAAGTCATCCCTCGGTATTGCTCTCCGTTTCTCTGCCACCCGAGAAACCGTTGGCGAGTCGGGAAAATCCGATACACCTATACTCGCTTACCAACTCCAACAACTCGCGCTCGTCCCCCTTCTCGCACGAACCGCTTTTCTCAACTGCGGACTGCACGTCGCCAAACGAGCATGGTCCAAGGCTGGGCCCGAGACCCCACCATTGGAGTATGCCGAGGTTGTTCGATTGTGTTGTGCAATCAAACCGTTGGTGACTTGGCATGGCGAGCGATGTGCGAGCGTAGCGAGGGAGAGGTGCGGTGGGCAAGGATATCTGAGTGTGAACCGGATGGCCCAGAACGTTGGGTTCTCTCATGCTGGGATTACCGCTGAAG GCGACAACGCGGTACTTGCACAAAAGGTTGCCAAAGAGCTTCTGGGCGCAATCGATAACGGATCGTACAAGCTCATCACGCATGATCCCAGTCAGGCAAAGAACTGGAATATCGCCACTGATATCGAAGCATGCGTCAAGCTTATGCAACTTAGGGAGACCTTGATCGTTCAAAAG CTTCAAAAGGATCTCGCCGGGCTTATGAAATCCGGCAAGTCCCTCTACCAGGCATGGATGTTCCACCTCTCGGATGGAATCCAGGCTGCGGCAGTAGCATTTGGAGAACGCGTGTCTTCCGACGAGATGTTCCGTCTCGTTAAATCTACCTCGGGTGGGACTAG CAAAATTCTCACGACCTTGCTTCACGTATCTCTGCTTCAGATCCTAACAACCACACCAACCCTTCTCGCTTCGGATCTTATTACTCCTTCCCAGCACAATGCGGCCCGGGAACGTCTCGAATCCCTTGTTCGCGAAGAACTTGGACCACAGGCGCTCCATGTAGTGGATGCTTGGGGATTGCCTAGTCAGGTGCTAAGGGAGACCCCAGCGGCGTCTGTTGGAGGAAACGGAGGTTGGGATGTTTTCAATATGGGCGATAACAAGGGGGAGGTTGTCGGTTCGGCCGGCCGGGCAGGACGGGAAGAGTGGAAGGCAAAGCTTTGA
- a CDS encoding geranylgeranyl pyrophosphate synthetase gives MENVLFLGLSGVVASIRPPSNGTGNSPVEVSNLKALGSYNWVEDQVPTIAIPGGSTTSSYVERTTLAHRIEWRYRKPFFDEDIARKCGYPLEPDLLAIKVSQATDPSFKLSEENIDIVTNRNNLRKLIEFANSGTGNRGQYRSENFRIDAQLAPNGRTMVLTRYEARRSERQSNNRFIGFDHMFERIATEELPSIRATNSGGRTVHLRPVGYHRIVRYDLLGMRFLVRSRVDAMLQGPSNSGYESSAEQDIDGLSKVLEQIKLKLDSVDTSLPILHEEAAGMRYVNFGEFVPQDSLMDIKLAHKHHINWNNVYSQYFLSQTPNLKIADRTTVGRKCFVAQVDTYGKDSLKTEHEKRSQQFRNLVAVLREMRRTLQARGGSSQPLAFVYCQKGNLKAYIIREKGEYLSEEGLETF, from the exons ATGGAAAACGTTCTGTTTTTGGGTCTTTCTGGCGTTGTGGCTTCAATCCGACCGCCGTCAAATGGTACAGGCAATTCACCAGTAGAagtctccaatctcaaagcACTGGGATCGTACAACTGGGTGGAGGATCAAGTTCCCACAATTGCTATTCCGGGTGGGTCCAC GACGTCCTCCTATGTGGAAAGAACAACCCTCGCCCATCGAATTGAGTGGAGATATAGGAAACCGTTCTTCGATGAAGATATTGCACGAAAGTGCGGCTATCCTCTCGAACCGGATCTGCTTGCTATCAAAGTATCCCAGGCAACAGACCCAAGCTTCAAGCTGTCCGAAGAAAATATTGACATTGTCACGAATCGAAATAACCTACGAAAGCTAATTGAATTCGCCAACTCGGGAACCGGTAACAGAGGACAGTACCGCTCTGAGAACTTTCGCATAGACGCTCAACTCGCACCTAATGGGAGGACGATGGTTCTCACACGATACGAAGCGCGAAGATCTGAGCGGCAGTCGAACAACCGCTTTATTGGATTCGACCATATGTTCGAGAGAATCGCTACCGAAGAATTACCGAGCATTCGTGCTACCAATTCTGGCGGTCGTACAGTTCACCTCCGCCCAGTTGGGTATCACCGAATTGTTCGCTACGATCTACTCGGCATGCGATTCCTCGTACGTTCTCGGGTAGACGCGATGCTCCAAGGACCTTCAAACTCAGGTTATGAATCATCTGCCGAACAAGATATTGACGGCCTCTCGAAAGTACTCGAGCAGATTAAATTGAAACTAGACTCTGTTGATACTAGCCTCCCCATTCTCCATGAAGAAGCAGCCGGAATGCGATATGTCAATTTTGGGGAGTTTGTCCCCCAGGATTCATTGATGGATATTAAACTGGCTCATAAACATCATATTAATTG GAATAACGTCTACTCTCAGTACTTTTTATCCCAAACCCCCAACCTCAAAATAGCCGACAGAACCACGGTTGGGCGCAAGTGCTTTGTTGCGCAAGTAGATACGTACGGAAAAGACTCATTGAAGACCGAGCACGAGAAACGATCGCAACAGTTCCGAAACCTTGTTGCTGTATTGAGGGAAATGAGGCGGACTCTGCAGGCGCGTGGAGGCTCCTCTCAACCATTGGCGTTTGTATACTGCCAAAAAGGCAATTTAAAGGCCTATATAATTCGAGAGAAAGGGGAGTATCTTTCGGAAGAAGGACTCGAAACTTTCTGA